DNA from Deinococcus radiopugnans ATCC 19172:
CTGTGGCCGGGCCTGAGGGTGAAGGTGCGGCCATCTTCCAGCTCGGTGTCCAGCTGGCCGTCCAGCACCAGCAGAATGTGGCCCTTGCGGCACCAGTGATCGGCCAGGTAGCCGGGCGAGTACGTCACCATGCGGACGCGAAGACTTCCGAAGTGCTGCGTGCGCCAGTGCGCCACCCCGCTCACGCCGGGATGCTCGGTGACGGGCACCGCAGACCAGTCGGTGACGCCAAACCCAATGTCGTGCATCTGCATGTTTTGCCTCCCCTCCCCGCACAGAAAAAGACGACGCGCCTCAGCTTCTTTGCTGGGACGCGCCGCCTGTGGAGGGCTGATGCGTGGTACCACCCAACTTCGCCGCGCACCGCTGCGGCCTCGTTGCAAGGCCCTCTGTCGGGGGGCGTCCGGGCGGGTCTAGTCGGCCCCTGCGGGCCTTTCTTCCGTCTGCGCGGGAGGTGATGTTCGGCGTGGCGGCTGGTCTGTCAGGCTCTCACCGTCCCTGACTCGCTCCCGACTGCCCTGCGCTGGCGTACTGTCCTCGCGGTCGCGTCTGTTTGCTCACCCCGTTTTCAGGAGTGAAGGACATGGTAGGGCGGCGGGGCCGCGCGGGTCAATGCGCCTGATGGCAGTTGCGCCGGCCTGCAGGCCGTCACCGGAAATTCCCTTCGTGAATCGGGGTATGCTGGGTGTCGCGTTTCTGCCCGCCTTCCCCGCTGCCGCCGCCCGCCCTCACGGTGTATTGGGCGGCGGGCGCGTACAATCCTTGTCAGGGAGTCCCACATGAAGTTGCCTTGTCACCGTCAGGAGAGCCGTCAGTCCATGAACACCTGTTTCATCTCACCCCAGGGAGGCCGTCCGCAGTGACCGAATTCAGCGGCGCCTCGCCCTATACCACGGCCCTGCCGTTTCAGGAACTGCAGCAGAAGATCCTGCCGGAGCTGCACCTGATCGCCGCCGGATACGGCATCGACAACTACCGCAAGCTGAAAAAAGACGCGCTGGCGCTGGCGATCATGGAGCACCAGGCCGACGCCGAGGGCCAGCTGCTGGCGCGCGGCTATCTGGAAATCAGCGCGGACGGCTACGGCTTCCTGCAATCGGACCTGCTGGACCCCAACAGCCGCACGGTGCTGGTCACGGCGGGGCTGATCAAGGCCAACCACCTGCGCACCGGCGATCAGGTGATTGGCCGCGCCCGCCGCCCGCGCGAGAACGAGCGCTTCGGCTCGCTGGTGCAGGTCGAGGCGGTCAACGGGCTGGACCCCGACTCGGCCCGCCGCCGCCCCCGCTTCGATGACCTGACCCCCACTTTCCCCGAGGCGCAACTGGTTCTGGAAGACCCCGGCAACCCCGACGGCCTGAGCCTGCGCGTCGTCGATCTGCTGGTGCCCATTGGGCGCGGGCAGCGGGCGCTGATCGTGGCGCCGCCGAAAGCCGGGAAGACGACGCTGCTGAAGCAGATCGCCAATTCCATCGTCAAGAACTATCCCGATGTGACCGTGATGGTGCTGCTGGTCGACGAGCGTCCCGAGGAGGTCACCGACTTCCGCGAGAGCGTGCAGGGCGCGCAGGTCGTGGCCTCCACCTTTGACGAGCCGCCGCAACACCACGTCCGGGTGGCCGAATTCGTGCATGAACGCGCCCGGCGCATCGTGGAGGACGGCGGCCATGTGGTCATCCTGCTGGACAGCATCACCCGCCTGGCCCGCGCCAACAACCTGGTCACGCCGCCCACAGGACGCACGCTGTCGGGTGGTCTGGACAGCAACGCGCTGCACTGGCCCAAACGCTTCCTGGGCGCGGCGCGCAACATCCGCGAGGGCGGCAGCCTGACCATCCTGGCCACCGCGCTGGTGGAAACCGGCAGCCGCATGGACGACGTGATCTTCGAGGAGTTCAAGGGCACCGGCAACGCCGAACTGGTGCTGTCGCGCCGCCTGGAGGAGCGCCGCATCTTCCCGGCGCTGGACATCATCAAGTCCGGCACCCGCCGCGAGGAACTGCTGCTGCGGCCCGAGGTGCTGAAAAAGATGTGGCTGCTGCGCAAGGTGATCAGCGACATGGACCCCGCCGACGCGATGGAAATGCTGCTCTCGCGCATGGGCAAGACCCGCAACAACGTCGAGTTCCTGCAGAATCTGGCGGGCGGCTGACGCCTGCCGCCTCTCGTGATCCGGAGTCCCTGAACCTTGACTGTCCTGTCTGATGCCCGTCGGTCTGCCCGCAGCCTGATCGGCGCGGCCCTGCTGTGCGCCGGTTTGTTTCCCGCTCAGGCTTCCGCCACGCTGCCTGAACCGCTGGCCGGCATGTTCACCGCCCCCTCCGACCTGTTTGTCCCCGAACCCGAGGTGACCCTGCAGCCCGACACGCGGGGGCCGGCGCTGCAGCTTGTGACCGGGGGGCAGACCACGGCCAAAGCCCTGGCCCGGCGCTACGGCGTGACCGCTGGCGCGGTGCGAACGCTGAACTCCGGCCCCGGCTGGCGGCTGCGGGAGGTGCGGCTGCCCCATCCGGGCGTGGCGCGGGCTCCGGCGCGGCCGACCTCGGTGCAGGGCTACACCGTTCGCCCCGGCGACACCCTGAGCGGCGTGGCCACCCGCCACGGCCTGAGCATGGTGGACCTGCTGAGCGTCAACCTGGACCGCCAGAGCCTCGACACCCTGCGGGCGGGCGAGACCCTGAACATTCCCACCCGTGAGCGCGGCCTGCTGGTGCGTATCAAGCCCGGTCAATCGGCGCTGTCGCTGATCGCCGGGTACGGCGCGGATCTGGTGGCGACTGCCCGCGCCAACGACGTGCTGCCCACCGAACTGCATGTGGGCGACGAACTGCTGCTGCCCGGCATCCGTGCCGAGAGTTTCCGCCAGCAGCTGCTGGCCGCGCGTGAGGCCGAACGCCGGGCGCAGCTGGCCTACGCCCGGCAGCAGAAATACGAGGAATACCTGGCGTGGCAGCAGGACCGCGAGCGTCAGCGCCTGCAGGAAAAGTACGCCCGCCAGGAAAAGTACGAGGCGTA
Protein-coding regions in this window:
- a CDS encoding DHCW motif cupin fold protein, giving the protein MQMHDIGFGVTDWSAVPVTEHPGVSGVAHWRTQHFGSLRVRMVTYSPGYLADHWCRKGHILLVLDGQLDTELEDGRTFTLRPGHSYQVADHAEAHRSSTAGGARLFIVD
- the rho gene encoding transcription termination factor Rho; translated protein: MTEFSGASPYTTALPFQELQQKILPELHLIAAGYGIDNYRKLKKDALALAIMEHQADAEGQLLARGYLEISADGYGFLQSDLLDPNSRTVLVTAGLIKANHLRTGDQVIGRARRPRENERFGSLVQVEAVNGLDPDSARRRPRFDDLTPTFPEAQLVLEDPGNPDGLSLRVVDLLVPIGRGQRALIVAPPKAGKTTLLKQIANSIVKNYPDVTVMVLLVDERPEEVTDFRESVQGAQVVASTFDEPPQHHVRVAEFVHERARRIVEDGGHVVILLDSITRLARANNLVTPPTGRTLSGGLDSNALHWPKRFLGAARNIREGGSLTILATALVETGSRMDDVIFEEFKGTGNAELVLSRRLEERRIFPALDIIKSGTRREELLLRPEVLKKMWLLRKVISDMDPADAMEMLLSRMGKTRNNVEFLQNLAGG
- a CDS encoding M23 family metallopeptidase, which produces MTVLSDARRSARSLIGAALLCAGLFPAQASATLPEPLAGMFTAPSDLFVPEPEVTLQPDTRGPALQLVTGGQTTAKALARRYGVTAGAVRTLNSGPGWRLREVRLPHPGVARAPARPTSVQGYTVRPGDTLSGVATRHGLSMVDLLSVNLDRQSLDTLRAGETLNIPTRERGLLVRIKPGQSALSLIAGYGADLVATARANDVLPTELHVGDELLLPGIRAESFRQQLLAAREAERRAQLAYARQQKYEEYLAWQQDRERQRLQEKYARQEKYEAYLAWKNSPERQRQQAAYERQARYEAAQAAARQRTSAAVQQGASLPGRVQTASTNRMGGLAWPLRSFTLTSRFAERDIAFHREVFHGGIDLAAPFGTPIYAASDGTVSASGYGAFGLNVWTVNGTSTVIYGHMSRTAVVPGQTVHTGQVLGYVGCTGVCTGPHLHFEVRLGGQAVDPLALLP